Proteins found in one Kwoniella bestiolae CBS 10118 chromosome 1, complete sequence genomic segment:
- a CDS encoding tRNA pseudouridine(55) synthase: MPKSPSIPPLPLNGLFPIAKPSGPSSMKVIDSITSLLLDSKLFDDPEKRKHARYQKNKKKNTTHLGLKIGQGGTLDPLADGVLVIGVNRGTKHLNRFLECTKEYESIGLLGCITTSMDSDDPVLSTSSWEHVTREDIEKVLDRFRGEIDQVPPIFSALKMDGKPLYEYARESKPLPRPIPTRKCQVSIELVDFKPASVTPGDGGHEYKWPTKRLSEDEKKVFRKLTDIVSQAGTESSSKAKKEVSEEDAFNGAGDVPVAQVQTTKEKVDKESFVPDLEKPDYPEISPINGLRPPTFTVRMTVSSGTYVRSIVHDIGVALGCGAHVVKLTRTRQGEFSLYGDEKALSAKPTSVEVKGESEVASQLEEDVPGPTNSSIPWPVWERAIAEREQTIQSEKQEKEEAIMSGMSAEEIHTNYSPEAIRQRRYDSGLREWEIEMLRRFVNVPVPTNGGHGPEHGKKVY; encoded by the exons ATGccaaaatcaccttccatacctCCTCTGCCTCTCAATGGGTTATTCCCCATCGCCAAACCCTCTGGGCCTAGTTC CATGAAAGTGATAGATTCAATTACATCGCTCTTACTAGATTCTAAATTATTCGATGATCCCGAGAAACGGAAACATGCGAGATACCAGAAGAACAAAAAGAAGAATACGACTCATTTGGGGCTGAAGATTGGTCAAGGGGGAACTTTGGATCCGCTGGCTGATGGTGTATTAG TCATCGGTGTGAATCGAGGTACGAAGCATTTGAATAGGTTCTTGGAATGCACCAAG GAATACGAAAGTATTGGTCTTCTCGGATGCATAACCACTTCTATGGATTCTGATGATCCGGTATTATCGACGTCGTCCTGGGAACATGTCACGAGGGAAGATATAGAGAAAGTGCTGGATAGGTTCAGAGGAGAGATAGATCAGGTGCCTCCGAT CTTCTCAGCACTGAAGATGGACGGTAAACCTCTCTATGAATACGCCCGAGAATCCAAACCCCTTCCACGACCCATCCCCACACGTAAATGCCAAGTATCCATCGAATTAGTAGATTTCAAACCTGCATCCGTGACCCCAGGAGATGGGGGACACGAGTACAAATGGCCCACCAAACGACTctcagaggatgagaagaaggtattTAGGAAATTGACCGACATAGTCTCTCAAGCCGGTACGGAGTCATCCTCGAAAGCAAAGAAGGAAgtatcagaggaagatgcgtTTAATGGTGCAGGGGATGTACCGGTAGCTCAAGTCCAGACGACGAAGGAGAAAGTGGACAAAGAATCTTTTGTGCCGGATTTGGAAAAACCCGATTACCCTGAgatatcacccatcaacGGTTTACGACCACCCACATTCACTGTCAGGATGACGGTATCGAGCGGGACGTATGTGAGGTCTATCGTGCATGATATTGGAGTTGCGCTTGGATGTGGAGCACATGTGGTCAAGCTCACGAGAACGAGGCAGGGGGAGTTCTCGTTATATGGCGATGAGAAGGCTTTGTCGGCCAAGCCTACCTCGGTCGAAGTGAAGGGGGAATCTGAAGTGGCCAGtcagcttgaagaggatgttccCGGACCTACGAACAGCTCGATCCCCTGGCCAGTGTGGGAACGAGCCATCGCCGAGCGAGAGCAGACGATCCAGTCTGAGAAacaggaaaaggaagaggctATCATGTCGGGGATGAGCGCCGAAGAGATCCACACGAATTATTCCCCCGAAGCTATCAGGCAGAGGAGGTATGATAGTGGGTTGAGAGAGTGGGAAATCGAGATGCTGAGGCGGTTCGTTAATGTGCCTGTACCGACTAATGGAGGGCATGGACCTGAAcatgggaagaaggtgtaTTAG